The Desmodus rotundus isolate HL8 chromosome 13, HLdesRot8A.1, whole genome shotgun sequence genome has a window encoding:
- the MAB21L1 gene encoding putative nucleotidyltransferase MAB21L1 has product MIAAQAKLVYHLNKYYNEKCQARKAAIAKTIREVCKVVSDVLKEVEVQEPRFISSLNEMDNRYEGLEVISPTEFEVVLYLNQMGVFNFVDDGSLPGCAVLKLSDGRKRSMSLWVEFITASGYLSARKIRSRFQTLVAQAVDKCSYRDVVKMVADTSEVKLRIRDRYVVQITPAFKCTGIWPRSAAHWPLPHIPWPGPNRVAEVKAEGFNLLSKECHSLAGKQSSAESDAWVLQFAEAENRLQMGGCRKKCLSILKTLRDRHLELPGQPLNNYHMKTLVSYECEKHPRESDWDESCLGDRLNGILLQLISCLQCRRCPHYFLPNLDLFQGKPHSALENAAKQTWRLAREILTNPKSLEKL; this is encoded by the coding sequence ATGATCGCGGCCCAGGCCAAGCTGGTGTACCACCTGAACAAGTACTACAACGAGAAGTGCCAGGCCAGGAAGGCCGCCATCGCCAAGACCATCCGCGAGGTCTGCAAAGTCGTGTCCGACGTTCTCAAGGAAGTGGAGGTGCAGGAGCCCCGCTTCATCAGCTCCCTCAACGAGATGGACAACCGCTACGAGGGCCTGGAGGTCATCTCGCCCACCGAATTCGAGGTGGTGCTTTACCTGAACCAAATGGGGGTGTTCAACTTTGTGGACGACGGCTCGCTGCCGGGCTGCGCGGTGCTGAAGCTGAGCGACGGGCGCAAGAGGAGCATGTCCCTGTGGGTGGAATTCATCACCGCCTCCGGCTACCTCTCGGCGCGCAAGATCCGGTCCCGGTTCCAGACGCTGGTGGCTCAGGCGGTGGACAAATGCAGCTACAGGGACGTGGTAAAGATGGTGGCGGACACCAGCGAAGTGAAACTGCGGATCCGGGATCGGTACGTGGTGCAGATCACGCCGGCGTTCAAGTGCACGGGGATCTGGCCGCGCAGCGCGGCCCACTGGCCGCTTCCCCACATCCCCTGGCCGGGACCCAACCGGGTGGCGGAGGTCAAAGCGGAAGGGTTCAACCTCTTGTCCAAGGAGTGCCACTCGCTGGCCGGCAAGCAGAGCTCGGCCGAGAGCGACGCCTGGGTGCTGCAGTTCGCCGAGGCCGAGAACCGCCTGCAGATGGGCGGCTGCCGGAAGAAATGCCTCTCCATCCTCAAGACCCTGCGGGACCGCCACCTGGAGCTGCCGGGCCAGCCCCTCAACAACTACCACATGAAGACGCTGGTCTCCTATGAGTGCGAGAAGCACCCCCGGGAGTCGGACTGGGACGAGTCCTGCCTGGGCGACCGGCTCAACGGCATCCTGCTGCAGCTCATCTCCTGCCTGCAGTGCCGGCGGTGCCCCCACTACTTCCTGCCCAACCTCGACCTGTTCCAGGGCAAGCCGCACTCGGCGCTGGAGAACGCCGCCAAGCAGACGTGGCGGCTGGCCAGGGAGATCCTCACCAACCCCAAAAGTTTGGAAAAACTTTAG